In Nyctibius grandis isolate bNycGra1 chromosome 8, bNycGra1.pri, whole genome shotgun sequence, a single window of DNA contains:
- the RNF7 gene encoding RING-box protein 2 isoform X1 — MADVEDGDEPGAPHPHPGSAGSKAGGPEKMFSLKKWNAVAMWSWDVECDTCAICRVQVMDACLRCQAENKQEDCVVVWGECNHSFHNCCMSLWVKQNNRCPLCQQDWVVQRIGK, encoded by the exons ATGGCCGATGTGGAGGACGGGGACGAGCCGGGCGCCCCCCACCCGCACCCGGGCTCTGCGGGCTCCAAGGCGGGCGGCCCCGAGAAGATGTTCTCGCTGAAGAAGTGGAACGCGGTGGCCATGTGGAGCTGGGATGTGGAGTGCGACACCTGCGCCATTTGCCGGGTGCAGGTCATGG ATGCCTGTCTTAGATGTcaagctgaaaacaaacaagaagatTGTGTTG tggTTTGGGGAGAATGCAATCATTCCTTCCACAATTGCTGCATGTCCTTGTGGGTGAAACAGAATAATCgctgtcccctctgccagcaGGACTGGGTAGTCCAGAGAATAGGCAAATAA
- the RNF7 gene encoding RING-box protein 2 isoform X2, with protein MADVEDGDEPGAPHPHPGSAGSKAGGPEKMFSLKKWNAVAMWSWDVECDTCAICRVQMPVLDVKLKTNKKIVLWFGENAIIPSTIAACPCG; from the exons ATGGCCGATGTGGAGGACGGGGACGAGCCGGGCGCCCCCCACCCGCACCCGGGCTCTGCGGGCTCCAAGGCGGGCGGCCCCGAGAAGATGTTCTCGCTGAAGAAGTGGAACGCGGTGGCCATGTGGAGCTGGGATGTGGAGTGCGACACCTGCGCCATTTGCCGGGTGCAG ATGCCTGTCTTAGATGTcaagctgaaaacaaacaagaagatTGTGTTG tggTTTGGGGAGAATGCAATCATTCCTTCCACAATTGCTGCATGTCCTTGTGGGTGA